AATAAGCGACAAATTCATCATTTAAGACTTTAGAAATCAAATTAATATTAATCCTTCTTTCTCCGGAAGGATTTTTTATTTTTGAAAATAATCTCTATATTTGCACCCTCAAAAAATAATATTTATTTACTTATGAAATCTATTACAATTCAAGGTACAAAAAGAGAAAGCGTGGGCAAAAAGTCTACAAAAGCTTTACGTGATGCTGAATTAGTTCCTTGTGTTGTTTATGGAGGCGGCGAACCTTTGAACTTCTCTACTGAAGAGAAATCATTCAAAAACCTGGTTTACACTCCTGAAGCACACACGGTATCTATTGAGGTTGATGGGCAAACTATTCCTGCCGTACTTCAGGACATCCAGTTTCACCCAATTACAGACAGAATCCTTCACGTAGACTTCTATCAGCTGGCAGACGATAAGCCAGTAATTATGGAAGTTCCTGTAAGAATTACAGGCCGTGCAAAAGGTGTTGTGGCGGGTGGTGTTCTTCGCCAGTCTTTCAGAAAACTGAAATTAAAAGCAATTCCTGCGAACTTGCCGGACGAAATCGTGGTTGATGTAACACCGCTTAAAATCGGAAACAAGCTTTATGTTGGCGACATCAAGACTACAGGTTTCACATTCATGCATCCTGACAACGCCGTAGTTGCCGCTGTGAAGATGTCTAGAAATGCAATGAAAGCCGGTGCCGGTGCAGCTGATGATGATGATGAAGAAACTCCGGTGGCTGATGGTGATGCACCTGCTGCTGAAGCTCCAGCTGCTGAATCTGCAGAATAAAAAATTTGATTTTCTAAAAATAAAAACCTGTCGTGTCTAGACTGCACCCAAAAGTTTAGACAAAATTAAACAATATTCTCAAAGGAAAGAGTTCGGTACTGTACCGGACTCTTTCCTTTGAGATTGAGTCTTATTCTATCATTGTTGTAATAGTGAATGTACTTCACTATTTCCATCTTAAGTTCCTGAATGGAACCAAACTTTCTGGTATAAAACATTTCTGATTTTATTGTTCCAAAAAAGTTCTCTATCACCGCATTGTCCAAACAGTTTCCTTTTCTGGACATACTTTGAATAATGCCTTTTTCTTTTAACAAGTTTTGGTAATGTTTCATTTGATACTGCCAACCTTGATCAGAATGTAGAATGATGTTTTGTGTAGATTTTACTTTTCTGAATGATTTCTTTAGCATCCTGATGATTTGGCTGAACACAGGTCTTTCAGATAGGTCAAAACTGACAATTTCACCATTAAATAGATCGATGATTGGAGATAGGTAAAGTTTATTACCCGATACATTAAACTCTGTAACATCGGTTGCCCATTTCTGATTAGGAGCGTCCGATTTGAAATTCCTCTGTAGAACATTGGGCGCAATTTTCCCTTGCTCTCCCTTGTAAGATTTATATTTCTTCACTCGGATAATACTCTTTAAACCTAATATTTTCATAAGTCGTAAAACAGTTTTGTGATTAATCAAAATTCCTTTTTCTTTCAAAAGCAAAGTAATTCTTCTATAGCCCAACCTTCCTTTGTGACGATGATAAATCTGCTTAATCATTTCTTTTATTTCCGCATATTTATCTTTCATTTGAAAGCGTTTTTGATAGTAATAAAAACTGCTTCTTGCCATCGATGTACAATCCAGCAGTACTGCTAAATCAAAGTCCTGCCTTAACTCTTCGATGGCTTTGGATTTTTCCTTTCCTGAATTAAGGCGTCTAACTTTTTTAAAATGGCGTTCTCGGCTTCTAAATAATAAATCCTCTCCAACAGTTCTTCCTCCCTTGTTAAGGGTTTGCCTGTTTTCTTTTTTTTTCGCTTGTAATTACTCATGGTTTTAGGTCTTCCCCTGGGTCTGTTTTCTAAACCTAAAATACCATTTTTTTTGTAATTACGCTGCCAACTAAGAATACTGGACTCCGCAGGAATATTAAACCTTCTCGACGCTTCTTTTAAACTTAAATTCTCTTTCTCAATTACTGATAAAATCTTTAATTTAAAATCTTTTGTGTAATGCCTATTGGAAAGCCGAACAAGTCCTGAAACTCCATAAAGTTCATAAAATTTTATCCATTTACGAACCAATGAACCACAAACTCCAATGCGTTTTCCTAAATCGTCTGTTCCAATGTCACCTTTGTGATATCTCTTTATAGCTTTTAATTTAAAGTCTGCTGAATATTTACTTTTCCCCATAAAAAATGCCCCTAAAAAGTGTCTAACTTTTTGGGGGCAGTCCAGTCGCTCGACAGGTTTTTTTATTTTATTTCTTCTCCGGAAGTTCAATCGGGTTACTGTTTTTAGCAATTTCTGTCTTTATCCTTGTTTCCATTTCCTTCATACGCTGGGGGTTATTTCGCATCACTGGCGGTGAAGGTGCTCCAGATGCGCTTGGCGGCGGCGGTGGAGCGCCTGGTCCTCCGATATTAAAAAATGACATTGGATCCTTGAGAAATTTGGCCTGCTGTTTATCAAAATCCGCACGTTTTACTTTTAACACATTACCCCGGTCCTGCAATGTGGCAGCCTCTGAGATTCTTTTGGTTTCTTTAAGATCAAAACTGTAATCACCGGCTTCATCTTCCACTTTTACAATCAGCCCCGGCAAACCAGAAAATTTATATGGCCCGTCCTGAAATGGAACGTCAGTCGTAAACCACGCATTCCAGTTTCTTCCGCCAAAACTGGTTGTAGCTTTCTGAGCCTTATAGTTCCCGATGATCAAGGTTTCTGGAAGGATTTTCCAGTCAAAGGTTCTGTCTTCCTCATACGCATAAATATCCCGTCCAATTCTTTGCTTAAAAACGGATTTTTGAGTCTTAAAATCCTTCTCTACTGTGTATTCAATATTCGAGCGAAGATTTTCCATAGCATCACGGTTGAAATTTCCTGTGGTGCGCATTCTTTCCATCAGCGAGTCACGCTTTACTCTGTTTTCAGCAACAAACACTGATCTTTCAGGAGATACGTCGAGGTAAACGTTTTCGGTTCTGACATCTGTTTTATCAGCGGAATTCGCTTTCATAGTCGCTTGGTAAACAAATCTTGATGTCT
The sequence above is a segment of the Chryseobacterium taklimakanense genome. Coding sequences within it:
- a CDS encoding 50S ribosomal protein L25/general stress protein Ctc produces the protein MKSITIQGTKRESVGKKSTKALRDAELVPCVVYGGGEPLNFSTEEKSFKNLVYTPEAHTVSIEVDGQTIPAVLQDIQFHPITDRILHVDFYQLADDKPVIMEVPVRITGRAKGVVAGGVLRQSFRKLKLKAIPANLPDEIVVDVTPLKIGNKLYVGDIKTTGFTFMHPDNAVVAAVKMSRNAMKAGAGAADDDDEETPVADGDAPAAEAPAAESAE
- a CDS encoding IS3 family transposase (programmed frameshift), which codes for MGKSKYSADFKLKAIKRYHKGDIGTDDLGKRIGVCGSLVRKWIKFYELYGVSGLVRLSNRHYTKDFKLKILSVIEKENLSLKEASRRFNIPAESSILSWQRNYKKNGILGLENRPRGRPKTMSNYKRKKKKTGKPLTREEELLERIYYLEAENAILKKFRRLNSGKEKSKAIEELRQDFDLAVLLDCTSMARSSFYYYQKRFQMKDKYAEIKEMIKQIYHRHKGRLGYRRITLLLKEKGILINHKTVLRLMKILGLKSIIRVKKYKSYKGEQGKIAPNVLQRNFKSDAPNQKWATDVTEFNVSGNKLYLSPIIDLFNGEIVSFDLSERPVFSQIIRMLKKSFRKVKSTQNIILHSDQGWQYQMKHYQNLLKEKGIIQSMSRKGNCLDNAVIENFFGTIKSEMFYTRKFGSIQELKMEIVKYIHYYNNDRIRLNLKGKSPVQYRTLSFENIV
- a CDS encoding GLPGLI family protein — protein: MKKALSFAGIAISSLLFSQTSRFVYQATMKANSADKTDVRTENVYLDVSPERSVFVAENRVKRDSLMERMRTTGNFNRDAMENLRSNIEYTVEKDFKTQKSVFKQRIGRDIYAYEEDRTFDWKILPETLIIGNYKAQKATTSFGGRNWNAWFTTDVPFQDGPYKFSGLPGLIVKVEDEAGDYSFDLKETKRISEAATLQDRGNVLKVKRADFDKQQAKFLKDPMSFFNIGGPGAPPPPPSASGAPSPPVMRNNPQRMKEMETRIKTEIAKNSNPIELPEKK